DNA from Tripterygium wilfordii isolate XIE 37 chromosome 15, ASM1340144v1, whole genome shotgun sequence:
CAAAGTCTCATAAGAATACAAACATATACCAAATCAGAAGAGTCAAATTATAAAGCATAACAACGCAACATTTTTATGGTATACTAATATGCATAAGACCCGCTTCATATCCTcttaaagaaataaaacaatggaTCTGCTATCATTGGAAGGGTGAGGGATTTTAAGGAAAAGCAAGAAAGAAGAATCAGTATGTTTACTCTGCCAGCTTTACAAATCAAGGAATAGCACTAATCCATTTACATCTTTTTGCAAGGATACCCAGATCATATTCCAAATCAGCATCCACGTTTCTTTCACTTTCAATACAACCTCCACCACTGACCCCTTTCTTGCCAATCACAGGACTCCAGAAACACCATTGAGAATCCCCTTACTTgtctcttcaaattaaaatttACAGTTCTCCAAATGTTATCCTTCCTACTTGTCTCTTCCTGCACATAGTTATTAGTTCTTTTCAAAATCGAACTAATTCAATTGATTACGGCTTGATAGGCTTACACAAGGACACAAAGGAAATGCAGATGTAAAACTTCAACTTTAGTCTTTGCACATATTTTTTTATCCCAGGTATGACATTACAAATCCATTCTTGAGAGCCAAAACCTTCAAACAACTAGAACTAACCTAAATCAACCAAAAACTAAGAAACAACATAGTACTAAGTTTATAAGGTTGCTGCCCATAGCAAACAAGACAGCCCCTCTGACCattagggcacttgcaatggtttAGGGGGaaatgtccccaacaaaattaatctggggtcccacctctattacacaaaaagtcaagtcaaacacgtattctaattcagccacatcagcaaaacacaaatttctacacactttctcttcccacacactttctctttccacccaacccaacaacattccattcctccatattatccacaacaaaactacacaaaaacaccaaatatcaatatatccacatcagcaaaacacttctcccaatacagccacatgcacaaaacacgttttacaatacaaccacaacagcaaaagacaacatttttgttggcccaataattgtctaccattgcaagtgcccttagTCATCCATTAACCCCTTTAAATCCATTAACCCCTTTAAATGGCTTTGAAATCAAAGCTTTCATTTTCAGCAACTATCCTGCATTCCTGCTTATTTCAAGTCTACTTGCAATCAGAAAATCAAAGCTTTTCCACCGTAAATTGGAGAATAATTCTTAATCGCCCTTCCAGATATGAGGTAGACCCTGAATTATTAGACTTCTCAAGTTCACCCATTGGCAGTTTTACAATGCTTGACATATGGACACTTGGCATATAGTAACGAATGAGCAAACCTCAACGTTATCGTTATATTTTCCATTTTATGGAACAATGGTATGAtatttagaagaagaaaaaagcaaGACAACTAATACCAATGGAATAACCCAGCGCACCACAAAACTTAGAACATTAATAAGCTAGATCATATTCCATCAGTTACAACATAAAGTAATAATACTTCAAGCCAAAGTTAAGCATAAGAAGTTGAATTTCACAATCAATTTAGACTTAGAAGCTGACATTTTGAAGCAAAAACCATACCATCCCTACACTTCAAGCATCTAAGCTAGACTTGCACCAATAATACAGTAAACACATGTGAACCACTGTAAGCTATACCTTAATTCAGCTTTCCTTCCCCAGTAAAAGAGGTGCTTCAAAAATACGCGAAGTATACGTAGGGATCTATGAACAATAACAACCTGTACAAAAAAAAGGAACTTATTTCTCAGAAATGGATGAAAAGAAAACGGACcgaaataaaaaacacaaaccaaATTACTAAAGTTAAGTCTAAATGGTAAAACATGAAATGTCAAACGAACTTAAGAAGCACTGTATAAGCATACACAAATATATTAAGAACTCATTACTCCACATCAAGGATAAAACTGTATATATAATCTATTCATGGTGTGGAGTACACGTGTGTGTGCAAGATTAAATATCTACAATCAATAAAGCATCCAATCTACACCCCTAAAAGCAAATAAACGGACCTGCACTAGGCAATTGGTAAAAAGCCAGCAATCACTATTCAGAAAGGAAATTTCCTTTAGTACCAGGCTGAGATTTACATTGTACAGTTTTTATAGTAAAATCCACCACTGTCCAGTGTCcacaaaataaaatgataagGGGAAATGCACATGGCCTTCATGCTTACACAGAAACATCCCTTTCAAAACATTACAACACAATTTATTCAAGAGCAAGTATACAAACACCAAATGTAAAAAAGTGATGATCCACTAACACGTGTCCTTAGCAGCTATTTAATCTATGCATTTTGGAGAAACAGAATTATAGAGGGGAAGAGAGAGTGAAACGGAAAAAGagcaatcaagaaaacaaataatgatgatgatcagTAGCTAAAGCAAAGCAAGAAGACAAAAAATTAAGTGGCACCAAACAAAGGAAGATGgcaatgaagatgatgatgatgacagaAAATTTTAGcgagaaaacagaaaataaatatgCAGTTCTCGCAGCTTCaccaagaaaagaagagaaaattaacAGCTGAAAACtttagatgctttggaagtacgTCTCCTCCCAGACTCAGAAGAACAGGTTGTGTTGGCAACTCACATTTTCAAGGCTACAGAGATCAACTAACAGTTTAAACAAAGCATCCAACTTCAGCATCCCAGTACTGATCTGCAATGCAGAAAACAAAATAAGGTCAGACCCAGTGCGCCAATGGAGTAAATGTATCGAACAGAATAAACCAACCATTGATTATCGAACGGGATATTTGATTATCGGACAGATCTGAAAATGGTTTGATGATTAAGTTTTATGTTGGATATTGGATTCAGATCTAGATAATACTCTCTCCAATCCAAAATCTGATCGGTTTTTTGCTGTGTGCCAAATGCATAATGCAGTTAGGCACAAGCCAAGTCCTTGCAATGAAGACTGATGGAAATCAATCATCAGGCATACCTTAGTCAATACAGAGTACAGATGAGAAACTTTTTCAGCTTCAGAAGTACAAGGAGAGTGCAACCAATAATCCAGAGCTACAACAGAAGTGCTTTCATCTGCCATAGAATCCCCTCTCATTTTGGGCGATGCATTCATCCCCATGCACCCAAAAAGAACATGAAAATCAGTTGCACAAGTCCTGAACAATGCGGAAATCAGTTTCTTTTCAAATTCTTGGTCACTAGTGGATTGCCAAATGCCCATCAATTTCTCAGAAAGGTCAGGACAGGTAGGATGATCACCATGCGAAGTGATAGGGATAACATCAATGGCTTTCTCGGTCTGAACTCCTATTGCTCTACAGGTTGATATCGCTAAGAACACAAAGACAAAcataagaaagaagaagaaagtattTAAAAACAATTGCAACAGAAACAATAAAACTATTATTGCAGACATACTCTACTCACTTCTTCTATCATTATTACGAGAACCAACAATTTCATTGATAGATTTTGCCTGCTTAAATTGTTGGGAAACCTTACGAGGGTCTTCAGTAACAACTCCACGTCCCCTGCCACTTTTTCATTCACAGTTTTTTCCCAATTAGAAAAGATACTTGAAACTTCAGATCCTACTAAAAGGCACAACATGACACAGTCATCTCAAGTTATATATACAAGTAAGTTCTTAGCAATTAGCATTATGAcaacaaataaaactaaaatcaagtaagattaaaaaaaagttatagcCCCTACCAGGCTACGTCAGGTTTATACAGTTAATTTGAGAGGTTGAAAGTAAGgccaataaaaaattgaaaaagacaacaTTCCAAAAAACTACTGCCATGTATCatctaaaaaaatttcagggATACCCACTATTAAAAACAATTTCCAAATGATGAGTCCAAATATATCTATAGAACTCCCAACTCAAATAAGAAATGAAAGGATTATGTTTTATAAGAAGGATTAAGACAAAACTCTAATTACCTTCCCAGGTTGCCCCAATGTTAGTGCCCCAAGGCCCCCACCTCACTCACTTAAGTGACCAATTGAATACATTGTGACCGCTAAATATATTTATCAATCATGCGAATACCATGAATGATGAAACCACTACAAAAATATCTGTCCCCAATAATTCCTAAAAAAACAGTCAAATTTTTCTTAGctgatcaaaaatcaaaaataaaaacaacttaTGGAAATTGAATCCTAAACCACATAACATCACTATCTCTCACCAGAGGACAAATATGATAAAATGAGTCCATTCTCTGTTTAAATCTTACAAAATGAGATTTCAGTTATCTCCTCCTTACAACTATATAGTCAGTTTCAGAACATGACAGACTATATACATTTTATTCAATCCGACAATAGCAAATACAaggatataaaagaaaaatcttaCTCACAAGTCTGTACACTTCATGGAGTGAAAACCAGAACCCTTTTCTTCATAATGTGAACATACAGATATTAGCTGCTcatccttcttctttctttcctttcgcAGTTCAGAGCATTCATATTCCTGAAAGGAATATGATATGAATCATTAGTCATTACATGAAAGAAGGCTAACcagaacatgaaagaaaaattcACATCAATGTATGAGTTATGACATGATGTAGGAGCAATTCTACTtttatcttctcttttttttcaaaggGCAAAGGGGACGGACATGAGGATAAGTGTAAATCTAATTAGccacagacaaaaaaaaatccagaattTAGCTAAGTGAAACCCAAAAACAGTGTAATGCTAAAAACTGAGCGAGTTTATTTCACCCATTTGAAAAGTCTCAATCTAGGCATTACTGTCGACCATTTTAATCGACATAGTTTTCCAGGATAAATATTACAAAATTTTGCAGCCGGAGGAACAGAAATATCttattacaataaaaaaatggCACAAATAGAAGAACCATACCAGCTCTGTTAGCTGCTTTGAGACACGTCCCAGCTCACCCTGTATAATAGCAAACTTTAATCACAAAtttatctccttctttttatcatAAAAGCAGACATGAATATAGTAAGCAAACCCCAAGTCGACCCCTAAGAAAAAAGAACcaaattttctttctcaaaagcaAATAAACGAAAAGACATCAAAACGTGGTTTTTTCGTCATAAACCCAAAGCACCAAACAAAAAACTTAGAAACGAAACAAGAAAACTTATTCAAATTACTTATATTCCAGTTCGTAATGCTGCGGATATTCCAATTAATCTTAAAGGGAAAATACAGGAGTGTGCGTCCGCGAACAAAACCCTAACCTTTAATCGCTGAATTTCAAGGTCTTTCGCTCTATCGGCCTTAGGAACGCACTGAACTGACGATCTGCAAGAAGTAACTTCCGTCGTAATGCCACTAATTGAACGATCGAAGTAGCTAGAATCATTGGGAGGCCGCTGAGACAGCTCCCTGGGAGGCGAGTAACTGAAATCGTGATTGTAAATTTGTTGATGTTGCTGGGGTAGGTGTGGAGGACGACTGGAGAGTGGAGCAACGGCTTGGGTGGCGGAGGTGGTGGTGTTGGGATTAGCGGAGAGGGCGATTTCTTCAACCTGGATCAATTGTTCCAAAAAATCGGCGTCCCATTCTTCGAAATCCTCTTCGCCGCTCATCGACGCCTCGATTTTTCAATTCCCAAATCGGAGAGGGAAAATTGGGAAACAAACCTACTTGAACTGGGATACTTTTTTTGTAGAGCGAAGGGCCGAAGCCGGGCAGGCCCAATTCATTATTTTGGGCCCACTTATGAAGCCCACATAACTTGAAGGACAATGGCGGTGGGTCCTGGGAAAGTTTCCTAAAACGACACTGCAAAGCTTGCGTTTTGTCTCTCAAAGTCGCCATCTTTGCTCGGCTCACTGTATGCCTTAGCTCAACCCAGAACGCCCTTGTAAGAATTCATCATCTCTGTTGGCTTTTGGGATTGATTGAGAATCGGTCTTGTGTGAAcctttagtttatttttctggGTCTTTATTCAATTTGGGAAGTTCAAATTTTTCCCTGATTCGACTTTTTCATTGGGTACTGGGATTTTGTCAAACTGGGTTTGATTCGGTCTTTTATTCTGGTAATATCTCTATCTGTTTGACGCTTATACTTGTTCTTGGTTATTCACATGTTTTGGTTGTATCAAATCATCCGCCATCTTCCATTTGTGTAAGTGAGTTTGTCTTAGGTGTGTTGGTAGATGTTGTTTGTTACCCTGTTATCCATATGAGATCATTACTTATCTTGATATCCATTTATGCAGTGACCAACCGTTGCTTGATCAAATCGATCTTCTGTGTGTATTTTTGCACTTTTTATGAGCAGAAAGTGATCCAACCCATGATCTTTTCAGTTATTTGTTGTCACACACTTCACTATTTGACGAGCTTCATTATTGCCCTTGTTTAATGAATTTGCATCCTGTTTATGCAAATTTGTTTTAATCTGTCTCGTTCTGATTTCCATTCAGAGTTTACAACTGAGAATGTTTTGATTGAATCGCTAACGTCAAATTAGTCTTCTACAGATTGCGcgattttttgttgttgtgatcAGACTGATTTATAGCGGTTCTGCTCAAATATGCGAAATTAGTCTTTTACATATGCTGATCAAGTCATGGCTTAGCCTGGTTTGCAGATGCATAAATGCAAGACAGAACATTGTGTTTGTGAGAGATGAAGCATACTTGAATTGTTGAACATACAAATCATCATACAAACTAGAGCAGGAAACTGAAAATCTATATAGGCAACTTGGGATCTTCATATGGGTGCTCTGCAGTTGGGTTTACAAGTTGCTTCCGGGGGTCGCGGAAGCTCCCATGGTTCATACGTGGCCTTCTCTGCTGCATCAGACTCCTATTTTCAGCGTGATCGCTTGTACCACCGGCTGCACCAACTCCAATATTGGCAGCTGAATGAACTGATTCCGATGAGGTGATGAAAACCAAGAGCAAGAAGAGCGCAAAGACTCTGTATAAAGCCCTTAACTGCATCATTGTGTTTCTTTTTCAGTCTGTGGAGAGGGTAGAAGTagattgataaatatttaaagAGTTGTAAAGGTGACAACTTTAACTTTGCTTTGGTTGGAAGTCAGTGAACAAATCATTCAACTTCTCACTCCAAGTATTG
Protein-coding regions in this window:
- the LOC120015990 gene encoding protein SENSITIVE TO UV 2 isoform X2 yields the protein MSGEEDFEEWDADFLEQLIQVEEIALSANPNTTTSATQAVAPLSSRPPHLPQQHQQIYNHDFSYSPPRELSQRPPNDSSYFDRSISGITTEVTSCRSSVQCVPKADRAKDLEIQRLKGELGRVSKQLTELEYECSELRKERKKKDEQLISVCSHYEEKGSGFHSMKCTDLGRGVVTEDPRKVSQQFKQAKSINEIVGSRNNDRRTISTCRAIGVQTEKAIDVIPITSHGDHPTCPDLSEKLMGIWQSTSDQEFEKKLISALFRTCATDFHVLFGCMGMNASPKMRGDSMADESTSVVALDYWLHSPCTSEAEKVSHLYSVLTKISTGMLKLDALFKLLVDLCSLENVVIVHRSLRILRVFLKHLFYWGRKAELRDNVKFEGLCSSNKLEDFSGPECMKNRASCFVAKDGTFYAGNMPFGIQPSTAEILCEKEPRNHETSVLLSCINWGSLFEHMHQIAMKSTEECIRLEAVSTMNEIVMRNSTYVEREKFGTTLLFESISQLLRKESGLLVQKEALHLLHLLLNCPKLLAIFCSSCIKGDSTGAADDDVLSSLTCKGLHSILESLTDCIACTGNGVKVLELRRNSIILLSFLASTGRSGVEILINYKLSREANFLMFILQVLVSEVDAEAAVCAEPRICSEPADICKARNLLMREVLILLNRLVSNAAYSASVLRVLTNSRDMASLTIDIANRLSRWNQKLCQLDSTARQMRESEIIDLARVFKRRVFAYLGENVS
- the LOC120015990 gene encoding protein SENSITIVE TO UV 2 isoform X1; protein product: MSGEEDFEEWDADFLEQLIQVEEIALSANPNTTTSATQAVAPLSSRPPHLPQQHQQIYNHDFSYSPPRELSQRPPNDSSYFDRSISGITTEVTSCRSSVQCVPKADRAKDLEIQRLKGELGRVSKQLTELEYECSELRKERKKKDEQLISVCSHYEEKGSGFHSMKCTDFGRGRGVVTEDPRKVSQQFKQAKSINEIVGSRNNDRRTISTCRAIGVQTEKAIDVIPITSHGDHPTCPDLSEKLMGIWQSTSDQEFEKKLISALFRTCATDFHVLFGCMGMNASPKMRGDSMADESTSVVALDYWLHSPCTSEAEKVSHLYSVLTKISTGMLKLDALFKLLVDLCSLENVVIVHRSLRILRVFLKHLFYWGRKAELRDNVKFEGLCSSNKLEDFSGPECMKNRASCFVAKDGTFYAGNMPFGIQPSTAEILCEKEPRNHETSVLLSCINWGSLFEHMHQIAMKSTEECIRLEAVSTMNEIVMRNSTYVEREKFGTTLLFESISQLLRKESGLLVQKEALHLLHLLLNCPKLLAIFCSSCIKGDSTGAADDDVLSSLTCKGLHSILESLTDCIACTGNGVKVLELRRNSIILLSFLASTGRSGVEILINYKLSREANFLMFILQVLVSEVDAEAAVCAEPRICSEPADICKARNLLMREVLILLNRLVSNAAYSASVLRVLTNSRDMASLTIDIANRLSRWNQKLCQLDSTARQMRESEIIDLARVFKRRVFAYLGENVS